In Musa acuminata AAA Group cultivar baxijiao chromosome BXJ2-10, Cavendish_Baxijiao_AAA, whole genome shotgun sequence, a genomic segment contains:
- the LOC135624151 gene encoding peamaclein-like, whose product MKPLHAIVALLLILFTSSYLQATMAGSAFCGSKCKVRCSKASVKDRCLKYCGLCCEQCRCVPSGTYGHKDECPCYRDKYTGSGKRRRPKCP is encoded by the exons ATGAAGCCTCTCCACGCCATCGTAGCTCTTCTGCTCATCCTCTTCACCTCTTCCTATCTGCAAGCCACCATGGCAGGCTCAG CGTTCTGCGGGTCCAAGTGCAAGGTGAGGTGCTCCAAGGCGAGCGTTAAGGACCGATGCCTCAAGTACTGCGGGCTGTGCTGCGAGCAGTGCCGGTGCGTGCCGTCGGGGACCTACGGGCACAAGGACGAGTGCCCCTGTTACAGGGACAAGTACACCGGCAGCGGGAAGAGGAGGAGACCCAAATGCCCCTGA